Below is a genomic region from Anas platyrhynchos isolate ZD024472 breed Pekin duck chromosome 4, IASCAAS_PekinDuck_T2T, whole genome shotgun sequence.
GTGAGAAGCTCTTCAGAGCAGAGTCAGATCACCTCTTGCAACAGGGTGAAAAGAAGTGGGTGTTCTGTTATTCCTAATATTTAGGCACGAGAACACCTTTTCCGAAAACTTGCTCTTGGAAGAGAAAGGTCCCTCTTGAGTTTTCAGGGTCGggaaaggagaagcagagggATATCTCAGCTGCTGTGGCCACTGCAGCTCACCaggctgtttctgtttttgtccCCTAGCTTTCAAGGCAGCCGTTTTGATCCAAAGGTGGTACCGGCGCTATGTTGCTCGGCTAGAAATGCGCCGACGTTGCACTTGGAGAATCTTTCAATCCATTGAGTATGCCTGTGAGCAGGATCAGATCAAGGTAAGGTGCTAAGGAAAAGAGTGAGTGGGAAGAGACATCCTCTTTTGGTGATTTTGGTACTGGCTGAAGCTTAATTCCTAGCTTTCTGTCTGAATGCAGCCTCTCTGTGCTGAAGCTAGCTAATGGTACACTATTTTTAGGGCAGAAGCAGGCAGCTTCTTCCTCTGTGGGTGTATAAGACGTATCATGATTTTTAGGACCCTAATTTATGGAGGGAGAGAAATAAGCCTCTGCCTGAAGGTTTGCAAGGACTGCTGCTGTAAAAGTGGCAGTAGTAGAGTAGCCTGGGGAGGAAAGAACATCGTGTAGTAGGGCGTAACCTTGTGCCTCCATGGGTCAGGAACTTTACAACTTTGCGTTAAATTTAGAGAGGGTTGTTATTTGTGAGTGtggggttttatttgtttgggttttggttttgatttaatGAACTCTTGTCTCCTTTGGAGCCTAGTCCCTCTTCCCTCTTGGAGAACACTGTGGCCTGACATTATTTGCCATTCTGGGAGACAGGGCCCTTCTGTGAATCCTCAAACAGGAGGATGCTTTCTCTGCCACAGATGCGTTTGTTTCTGTCTACTGTCCAGTAAGCCTGCAAGTGCTTTGCTGGACCAAAGACTGGGTTTCCTGACGCTTTTCTGCCTATCAATTTCCTGCATGCTTGTGTGTGTGATGAAATGCTAAGAAATTAACCTTGAAATAAAGTTATAAGGAGCATTTAACATCATCAGCCCTTTCCTGAGTCTGAATTCAAGAGGCAatccttgttttgtttgaacTTTGCTTGATGCTGTCTTATATGGTTGCCTTGCTGTTGAGCAGGGAGAGGGCTTATGGGTGTTCTGTCTGTATGGCTGAAGGGAAAGCTACTACTTTTACTTAATTACAAGAAATATCAAACCAAATAAGTACAGTCTGATTTGTTGTACATGCCAGAAAACGTGAGAAGGGCATGGGCAGGTAATACTTGTAAAAAGGTCTTGTCAGCTTCCCACTCTACGTAATTTCCACTGGGTGTTGGGGATGTTCCAGGGTGAATGATGATGGGCTTTGTATCTTCTTGCAGCTTCACAACTTCTTCAGCTACCTCATGGACCACTTCACGCCAAGCAGCAGTAAAGAGAGTAAGTTTGTGTGTGTCTTTTGTAGACTCCCTACAAATTTGAATAGGGACTGAATCACAAAGACAATGtaagagctgtgcaaggaatGTGGGGTAATTCCTACTCCTTAGGAGCTAGAAGGGGGAATAAAACCTCAGCGTGTTTTCTAAGAGCACTATTAGAAATCtgccaatttttcagtcatcccTGGTAACCAGTGCTCTGCAGAGTCCATTTCTGAAGCTACAGAGGATCCATCTCTAGGGAACCAGAGATGCTTCAGATTATCTACATTATTTAGTTTCTCACCTATAATGGTGGGGGGAAAGAAGTGCAGTGGGAACCAATAGGGTATCTTTCTGAACCTGCAGAGAGCGCTGTATATTATTTCTTAGTGCTGGGAGCTTGCTAATGAATTTAGGTCTGAAATCTGGTTATAACATgttacagcaattaaaaaaaaaaaaaagtgcaaaactgAGAATGTGGGTGCAGgcttagaaaaaaacagtgtaACATAGGAGACAGCTCCTCATTATAATTTTGCACGCTTTTTGCTCTTGCCTaaagaaacagcttttccttaacaaaaaaacaagaatggTGTATTAACTTTTTcttgtctctttcttttttaaaataaacaatccAACCAACCAACCTGTCATCCAGGGGATTTTATCAGTCGCATGTTCATAAGTGGGGAAAGCTTCAAagaggcagagctggaaaagTACTGCGACTATGAATCCATGGAGGTGCCAGACTCCTACACTGGACCCCATCTCtctttccccctccttcctGACCATGCGACTGCCTTGCTGGAAGCTTTCAAACAGAAACAAGTAAGGATCCCAAAAAGAACCACGCTTTCCCCTTCTGCATATAGAGGTGTGGGACAGATGATTTGTTTTTAGACTTCCTAGCAACTAAACTGATTTGAATATGCACAGCTGGCAGGCTGTTAAGGAAAGTGGGTAGAAATGATCTGGTAGGTATTTCCCAGGGcaaactttcttcttttcagaaaacacagctctaacaaaaacacaaaatttttGTAGTTAATGTGCCAGTGCTAACCTTACTTTCAtttcaaaagggaaaagaaaaaaatacaacagtCCATGTTGAAACattcttttgtcattttttgttgCAATGCCTCTATTTGTATGAATGTATAGGATGGCCCAAGTGGAAAGAAGTGATCAAAATTATGTTTTGTGCCATGCATATCCAATtcgtggggaaaaaatatatattttaaatctaagATAgaattgtgtgtgttttttattattattatcatattAGGAAGTCCATTACCAATTCAGCAAATCTAATGAGTGGAGTCCTTGTACAATTGTTCTGCCTCCATCCCTCAGATGAGGTGCTGAACAGCAAAATAGGTCAAAATAGGTCAAAacctcccttccccaaacaAATTCAGACTTGTAAAGCAAAGACTCTAGAGCCCTGACTAACGTTAAATTCTTCCTCACTGGCTTCGAGGGAATGTATTTATGCAGGTTACATGGCAGGTCAGAATCTGGCCTTATGTAGAGAATGCAAAGAAAGATGTAGAAGATAGCAGCTTCTTACCTGTGATGCCAGGCTGGAGTTTCTGCTCTAGGGGATGGTGTTGCATAGCAGATATAATTTCACCACAGGGTTTTGCTGCCGGCTGTGCTGATGCCAAGGCAGTGCTGCTTTGAACAAGTCTCTTCCATTCTGCTTTTGCCTGGTATTTGTGCTGTCTTTTTTGCAAACCTGAAGGTCAGCTCTGACTGTTGTGATGGGTCCTTGGGGCCTTTGCAGGCAGCTGGGTTGCTGCTCAGAGCTTTAAGTCCTCCACTTTCTCCTAGTAGCAGCTCCACGCTCGCTATGTCTTAAACCTTCTGCATGAGACCAGGAAGCACCTCAAGCAGTTGCCAAACATCAGTCACGTCTCCACCTGCTACAGCGAGGAGGTCACCGTGTGCGGTACGTCTGGGTGGGAGGGCACTACACAGTCTTTGGAGGGAGAGTGCTTAGGTGGAAGGGATGGAAAAGATATAAATTGGTACTGTTCAAATGTGGAACAGAAATGCAGCCTCTATGTAAAATGTGTGTTGagaggcagctggggctgccttTAAAATGTCTGGTAAAATACCCTTATGGTGCTGTATTTGAGCTGCTGTCAAGACTGGCCTGAGCATTGGCGGGAGCAATTCTCCAATGTGGCCTCATTTCTCCTTGGTCTGGAAGAGGATGGTTTGATAATTGCCCCTTGATGGCAGCGTTTAGCTTGCCATACCCTGCTGTAGCAGCAGTGTTGTCATGGCGattataaaaatgcaaagagaggaggaggtatgaaaggagagGATAAGGATATACATTTGTCTTAGCATAAAATGAGGGGTGCTGATGATGGCCCGTGGCTGTTACAATTGTTATACATTACCACaacaatttaaattttttttttcaactggaTTCAATTTTGCCTTTGTTCTGTAACCCAGAACTTGGGATCCCTGTTCTAAAGCACAGAAACTGCACCCAGTCAAGGACTGGCCTCAAGGCTCATTTATTGTCCTGCTCTGTGCCCTGGAATTATTTAAGCAACCAAGTCCTGGAGCTGTTTTGGTTAAGTCTTCATAATTCTGTGCATTCAGATCCAGGACACTCACACATCTTTGAGTTGTATCAGATAAATTTGAAAGAGACAAAACTTTTCACCATTATTTTCCTGCTCTAAGACTAATGTTAAAACTTTGagatatttctgaaaaccatGTGTTATGCACAGAATTTTGTGTGCAGTCAATAAcacattaaatgaaaatttcatttgATTATTTTGTATGCAAACCTTTCTCCTGTGTAATGATCAAAGTCAATTTCTTGTGCCATCTTGTGTCATCATAAGAGAGATGCACAAAGCTTCTGAAGCAGTTTGTTCTCACTCAGACTTCGGCTCAAGCCTTTATATCATGTCCTTttgctctgggcatgctgcctcAGGAATGTATTACTTTACTCTGGACCTTGAACTTCCTTTATAGAGATACTTTATAGAAAGTTATTTATTGGTGACTTTTAAAGTTAAAAGTAAGCATACTGTGACTTGTCTTTTTGTGCCTGTTAGGAGATTTGCATGGCCAGCTGGATGACTTGTTCCTCATATTTTATAAGGTAGGCTCCATACTTGGTGAGACTGCCCAGGCATTGTAAGAGGTATCACATGGGTCATGCTGAGAAGCATTTGCAAAACTGGGCCCTTGAGATGTAATTGTCCAGCTATTTTGATCAGTTTTAAATGGCTTCACAAAGCAAAAGCTTATTCTCTTGCTGACTTTTAAATCTGTAAGAACTGTTATGGTAGACATGTACATTTGGCAGGTGCTAATGGATATTTTTGTAAGTCCTGACACCAATGGCTCCAACTCCTGACTCCGTTTTCACTTTGCAGTGCATTTACCACTGGGAGCCTACAGGATAAAAATAAGAGTTAGGATCTATTGTAGAAGGTGACTTGGGGTAAAAGTGAGCATGCAGCTAGTGGGGAGGTATATTTGAGTGTCACGGGGAGGCCTCTCTAGTAACATCTACCTGTCCCTTGTTTTTTGCAGAATggccttccttccccttccaagTCCTACGTGTTCAATGGGGACTTTGTAGACAGAGGCAAACAGTCCCTCGAGATCCTTATCATCCTCTTTACCTTCCTCTTGATCTATCCAAAAGAGGTTCATCTCAACCGTGGGAACCATGAAGATCACATGGTCAACTTACGGTATGGGTTCTGTGTGGGGCTGATCACAATGTCAGTGGCGTCACTGCAAAATCTCACTGaacttcctttcttctgttcctACAGGTATGGTTTTGCCAAGGAAGTCATGCAGAAATACAAGGTAGGAACATGTTTGTGTCTCCTTCAGCACATGAGACACAGGCTTTGAAGGTTCGATGcttcatcttttcctttctgccctgccctcccaggTGCATGGGAAGAAAATCTTGAAGATGATTCAGAATGTCTTCTGCTGGCTCCCCCTGGCCACCCTGATTGATCAGAAAGTCCTCATTATACATGGAGGCGTCTCTGATACCACTGACCTGGACATGCTGGAGAAAATTCAAAGGAACAAAGTAGGTTTTATTTCCTTGAGACAACAGTGTTGCTGATTTATGATTGGAGAGATTACTCCTGTGTGTCAGCTTGGCTGTTGACAAATGTAAAGGATGATCTTCCTAGCCAAGAAGTGTGTTTAGGTACAGGCTCGGGGTGCACTGCTTTGGTTTAATAGGGTGTGTGCAGGAGGTGTGAAGGAAAAAGGAGTTTTTGATTTCTGGAACTTGAGAGGATCGGTTATAGCCAGCTAACTGGTGGACAATGGCATTGGGTAAACAGATGTGCTGGTGCTGACAGTAAAAACATAGCAATTACAGGATTTTGTCCTGTAGTTCTTTAGCTTGTTTAGCTTCTTTCCAAGCGGTTTGACCATCTGTTTCCTTTCCTAcctctttcagtttatttctgtcttgagagggaagaaaaggaaggagtcAAACAGAAATGTGGAAATACGGGACGTAAACGGGGAGAACAACGCAGAGGCTGACCCTGCAGGGAACGACGCACTGCCCAGTTTACCCTTGCAGCCCCGACCAGCGCAGGCTCCCAGCATGGCCAACAGGCTGGAGTTCTCCAGGTGGGTCCGGCAGACGGTGCAGGAGCAAATCGAGTGGTGCCGCCGGCTGGTGGACATCAGTGAGTCGGAGGACGAGGAGCCCACCTACTCCAGCATGGTCTCCTTAACAGATTTGGATGCGCCGTGCTGGACTCGCCAGGAAGAGTGGAAGCAGGTGAGTGGTGTAAACGGGGCCCTGGCTTTGGTAGGTGCCTTCCACGGCTTTGTTCTCTGTTCTTACAAGGAATCTGGCTATAAAATGTGTGGGTCAGTGCCCAGACCTCTCTGCAAAGATATTTTTGCTGCTCTGTAAAGTGGATTTAAGGAGAAAGTCAATGCAGAGGTGCCAGAGGAGGACTGGTGCTCGCTGTGTTCTGCTGGTGCCTTTCTCTTAGTCAGTCTCTTCACTGGGCTTTTGGCTTTCTGCACTCAAGGCTCTGTTCAACATCTGCCACCAGCACGGCACTCTTATGTTGGATAAATCAAACTGCTGCTCAGGCACAGCGTGGggtgacagttttttttttgattcactGCAGGGGAGAGAAATAATAGGTGACTGACTGTAGAGCCCAGTGTTTATATCCCTTGCTGTGTGCGTGGGGTATCTGAGGTCAGCTCTGCAGCTAATGAATGAGCGTGTCGTTTGCTGATGAGGGAGTTGTGATCTTGGATGCTAGGAGCACTAAGAGTACTAATGGGCTTCTGGTTTTATCCAGGCTGTGTGGTAAGATCACTAGGTGAATCAGAGCCTGGAAACTcaatttcctctttctgttgGATCAGTCTCTTCGTGAGTCTGCGTGCTGTGAAACCATCATTCCTTACCACACACTGCCCCTGACATCCTGGCATCACACACCTTATCAGCGTAAAGCTGTATATTGAGGTCAGGGTTAAAGAGATTAAACTTTAATCCTTGCAGTGGGTTACTGAGTCAGCACTTATATTAGTGGAGGCTGCTGAACATCCTGACTGGGAAGCAAAGGAGTTTAACGCTAAGTCCACTCATGGCCCCAGGATCTGCCAGGCATTCTTGCTCTGGGACATGTTTTGGGCTCGAGGAAGACAGGAAAGGCTTTTTGAAATCTAGCGGGATCAAAGGGAAAGCTTCTTTCAGGCCTGATTTATGAACGTCTCTCTCCCCCAGGCACTTTTGAGTGTGGCTGTAGCTCCAGGCAGTGTTGTCACCTCTGTGGTGGCTTATGTCTGTGAGAGTCCTGTGAAGCAATAAGGAGGTTCAGCTGGGATTCAGAAACATCTCTGCATTACACTAACAGAAGTCCAGGCATGCAGAGATGGTGCTGTACTTGCTTAGTTGATGGGTGGTGGTTGACAAATACACATTATTCGGTGAACTTTTCCAATTCTTTCAGATTTTGGACATTCTCTGGAGTGACCCCATGCCTCAGGAGGGCTGCAGAGAAAATAAGGTGCGAGGTGGTGGCTGCTACTTTGGGCCTGACGTGACAGCGAAGATCCTTGAGAAGTACAACTTGCAGTTCCTCATCCGCTCCCACGAGTGCAAGCAAGAGGGCTATGAGTTCTGTCATAACCGCAAGGTTGGTGAGGGGCATGCTGTGAAGGATGCTTGGGTTTCCATCCTGCCAGGGCAGGGTTTCTGAGGTGTTTCATCTCAGCTCTTCATTTCTTCCAGTAGGGTTTTGTTAAATACATACAAAATCTTTGAGAGGCCGTATCAGGAGTTACTGAAATGTGCTTCCAGCTGAGATGTGAGGTCAGGGCAGTCTGAAGTCAGCCTCTCTGTCAGGGGGACTGTTATGCAGGCAAAACACCTTCCTCTGCGTTGTAGCTGGGAAAAGATCTGAACCCATTTGTGCTATTGCCCCTGCTTAAAGCAGCTGTTTTTGAAGACGAAATATAAAAGCAGCATTAAATAAGCTGATGCAGCAAAATTTGGCTCTCAGAAGATTCAGGGTGACTTCAGTGACCTCAGCTGAGGCACCTGGACTCTGCTCACTGCAGTGGAAATTTGTCAGGAGTGCAGAGAAATCATAGAACTCCAGCACACGGCCAGAACCATGCAAGGCCAGTGTCACCCTTGAGGAACTCTCACctcacttttccttttccacataaaacattttactttcaCCATCTGTTGCCTCCAGATGGGATGGGAGTTTTCACTGATGCATATATAATGGAGGATGCATGTACTGACTGTAAATGCCTCTCTTTTTGGGGTTAGGTACTGACCATATTTTCAGCCTCAAACTACTATGAGATCGGCAGCAACAGGGGAGCCTATGTGAAGCTGGGGCCGGACCTGGTCCCTCATTTTGTTCAATACCAAGCCAACAAGACAGCCCACACTCTCACCATGACCCAAAGGCAAGGCTGAATATTTGTTGCTGAGTATTCACCAAGCCAAAATTCCCAAAGGGAAAACTTTGGGAGCTTTGAGAAAGTTTGGCTGCAGAGCTGAACTTTCACAGCTTGATTTACCAAATAAATAGCCCTAAAGGAGGATTCAAGCTTTGAGCAGAAATTACTGAGTGAGGTTCAGGGGGACAAGGAGGAAGCTTACAAGAGCAGAAAGGGTTTTTTCATTACTGGCTGCTGATTTTCCAGCTTCTCTTTCCAATGCCATGTTTCAATTTGTGACCCTTTGTTGCTTCACAAATTGCACAGCTGTTAAAAGCCTCTGTGACTGGCATGGTAGAACCACTGAAACAAAAATGGGGAAACAAAAATGGGTAAACACAAACTGCAGAAGTTCTCTGGGATGGATTGTTTTTCCCTGTACCTGAGCTGACTGCTGACAGCTTGTAGAGGAAGGGCAACAGTTTCTGTGCTATGGCAGGGATTCACTGGATCAGTTGGGGGAAATACTGCTCCAGACACGTGCAGGGCAGTTGTGCGAGGGTCTGGGCAATCCACGGACAATGCAGAGGACTGCAAACATGCTTCTCTCTTTTCTGCATCCTTCAGAATCAGCAGAGTAGAGGAGTCAGCTTTTCGAGCCTTGCGGGAGAAGCTGTTTGCTCACACCTCCGCTCTCATCAGCGCATTCAAGGCATACGATAAGGACAATACAGGTAAATTTGAGCCACGAGCTGCTAAATTAATCCCTTGGTGGGACAGGGTTGAAGAGGCTAAGTTGGGTGCACGTCATAATCCTCAGGCTGCTTTTGTGCCAGCTAGGAGAGCTCTGCTGGTCAGGCAACTGAGTCATGGTGCTGAGGAGATCTCTCTGCATGTGCTTAGGGGGGAAACAGGGACAGGGCAGTCAGCAGAACAACTTCGTTGTGGGTGTACCTTCCCTAGCAGCAAACCATTCAAAACAGTCCAGTTTAGCTGTTAGAACAGCTGATAACCTTGGGGCTTTTCTATGTTCCTGGGCCACCGAGGAACAACTAGTGGAATTGCACAGCTCATAAGCTGCAGGGCACACATGGCTGTCAGTCAcaaatttataaagaaatatcCAGTCAGTGTGTCTTCACAGTGTTCAGAGGTTT
It encodes:
- the PPEF2 gene encoding serine/threonine-protein phosphatase with EF-hands 2 isoform X1 — protein: MGTGSSVNANYKYSLQKSENAFKAAVLIQRWYRRYVARLEMRRRCTWRIFQSIEYACEQDQIKLHNFFSYLMDHFTPSSSKERDFISRMFISGESFKEAELEKYCDYESMEVPDSYTGPHLSFPLLPDHATALLEAFKQKQQLHARYVLNLLHETRKHLKQLPNISHVSTCYSEEVTVCGDLHGQLDDLFLIFYKNGLPSPSKSYVFNGDFVDRGKQSLEILIILFTFLLIYPKEVHLNRGNHEDHMVNLRYGFCVGLITMSVASLQNLTELPFFCSYRYGFAKEVMQKYKVHGKKILKMIQNVFCWLPLATLIDQKVLIIHGGVSDTTDLDMLEKIQRNKFISVLRGKKRKESNRNVEIRDVNGENNAEADPAGNDALPSLPLQPRPAQAPSMANRLEFSRWVRQTVQEQIEWCRRLVDISESEDEEPTYSSMVSLTDLDAPCWTRQEEWKQILDILWSDPMPQEGCRENKVRGGGCYFGPDVTAKILEKYNLQFLIRSHECKQEGYEFCHNRKVLTIFSASNYYEIGSNRGAYVKLGPDLVPHFVQYQANKTAHTLTMTQRISRVEESAFRALREKLFAHTSALISAFKAYDKDNTGRITLSNWATAVESVLHLGLPWRMLRPQLVRTTADGMLEYKSWLDDLAMEQRSQERIQSSLLEVIYRNRSNLETIFRIIDRDHSGLISFEEFHQTWKLFSSHMNIELTDDGINDLVRSIDFNKDGNIDFNEFLEAFRLVKQTQ
- the PPEF2 gene encoding serine/threonine-protein phosphatase with EF-hands 2 isoform X2 — its product is MGTGSSVNANYKYSLQKSENAFKAAVLIQRWYRRYVARLEMRRRCTWRIFQSIEYACEQDQIKLHNFFSYLMDHFTPSSSKERDFISRMFISGESFKEAELEKYCDYESMEVPDSYTGPHLSFPLLPDHATALLEAFKQKQQLHARYVLNLLHETRKHLKQLPNISHVSTCYSEEVTVCGDLHGQLDDLFLIFYKNGLPSPSKSYVFNGDFVDRGKQSLEILIILFTFLLIYPKEVHLNRGNHEDHMVNLRYGFAKEVMQKYKVHGKKILKMIQNVFCWLPLATLIDQKVLIIHGGVSDTTDLDMLEKIQRNKFISVLRGKKRKESNRNVEIRDVNGENNAEADPAGNDALPSLPLQPRPAQAPSMANRLEFSRWVRQTVQEQIEWCRRLVDISESEDEEPTYSSMVSLTDLDAPCWTRQEEWKQILDILWSDPMPQEGCRENKVRGGGCYFGPDVTAKILEKYNLQFLIRSHECKQEGYEFCHNRKVLTIFSASNYYEIGSNRGAYVKLGPDLVPHFVQYQANKTAHTLTMTQRISRVEESAFRALREKLFAHTSALISAFKAYDKDNTGRITLSNWATAVESVLHLGLPWRMLRPQLVRTTADGMLEYKSWLDDLAMEQRSQERIQSSLLEVIYRNRSNLETIFRIIDRDHSGLISFEEFHQTWKLFSSHMNIELTDDGINDLVRSIDFNKDGNIDFNEFLEAFRLVKQTQ